From Candidatus Omnitrophota bacterium, one genomic window encodes:
- a CDS encoding galactosyldiacylglycerol synthase: protein PGGMTTAESLAKGMPMVIVNPIPGQEARNTKLLLEKGIAIEIENIDELGVKIKELLDNPEKIKLMSKAALKHSNIQAAFDIAKLILQQ from the coding sequence CCTGGTGGAATGACAACAGCTGAATCGCTTGCTAAGGGAATGCCGATGGTTATTGTTAATCCTATTCCAGGGCAGGAAGCTAGAAATACAAAACTTCTTTTGGAAAAAGGGATTGCTATAGAAATTGAGAACATTGATGAGCTTGGAGTAAAAATAAAAGAACTTTTAGATAATCCAGAAAAAATTAAGTTAATGAGCAAGGCTGCTCTTAAGCACAGCAATATTCAAGCGGCTTTTGATATTGCAAAACTTATCTTACAGCAATGA